In the genome of Pontibacter actiniarum, the window CATTGGATGGACGGAAGCTCGCCGGAGCTAAACGGGGAGGTCTTCACCAAGACATTCATCTACGGCGCGAATAACAACAAAATCATTTTTTACGAGCCGATGCTAACCTTGGCTTACCTGCAGAGCCTTGATCCGAACCGAAAGGACATGCAGCCGGTAAAGCAGGCGCCGCAGGTGCAGCAGGTAGGGTATCACCCCGGGGCCTACGTTATCTACAACAACACCGAAGAGAATACCTTTGAGATCTATCTCACGGATATGAAGTACAGAGAGCCTGTAAAATAAGAAAAGGGCCTGCCGCAACTGCGGCAGGCCCTTTTTGTTAACTACTGTACTTGTTGCTTAGAAGCCTCGGAGAGCATCTTCTCTCGCTTGGCCTTGAACTCTGTGCCTTCTTTCCATTCCGGTAGCTTTTCGGTGTTAGCTACGCGGTTGCCAACACGCAGAAACAGCTGCAAATCCTCTACAGCCCCTTCCAGGTTCCAATCGTCTCGTACTTCGTCCGTCAGCTTATGGTAATCGTTGGCTGTGTACTGCTCATTCCACTTCTGTACATAGTCTGCCGGCTGGTTGCGCGCTTTTACACCGGACTCGGCATAAAGCGCCGGTACCCCCTGCTTGGCAAACTCAAAATGGTCGGAGCGGTAAAAGGAGCCGTTCTCCGGCGACTCCTCGGGCACGATGTGGCGGTTTTGCGAAACCGCCTCCTGGGCCAGTACATCTTCTAAAGTAGAGTTGCCGTACCCGATCACCACCACATCCTCGGTTGGCCCGTAGGCATTCAGCACGTCCATGTTGATGTTCGCAACCGTTTTCTCGAGCGGGTAAAGCGGGTTGTGGGCGTAGTACTTGGAGCCCAGCAGGCCTTTCTCTTCGGCTGTAACGGCCAGGAAGAGGATAGAGCGTTTCGGCTTGGTCTCCATCTTAGCGTAAGCCTCGGCAAGCTCCAGCAGCCCGGCTGTGCCGGTGGCGTTGTCCAGAGCGCCGTTATAGACCTGGTCCCCCTTCAGGCTGGTGTCCTTGCCGAGGTGGTCCCAGTGCGCGGTGTACACAACGTATTCATCCTTCAGCTCCGGGTCTGAGCCCTCCAGCTTTGCAATCACGTTTTGCGACTGCACTTCGCGCAGCTTGTTTTTAAGCGTAAAGTCAGCAGTGGCCTTTAGCGGCACCGGCTGGAAATCCTTTTTGCGAGCGGCCTCTTTCAGGTCCTCGAAATTGCGGCCCAGGGCGGTAAAGATCTCGCGCGCCTTTGGCTCCGTGATCCAAGCCTCTATCTTGGCGCGGTCCATGTTCTTGTTGGCGGCGCTGATGTCGAAGCCTTCGCGGCTGTTGCTGCCGGAGAGCACTTCGTACGGGTAGCCTGCCGGCCCCGTCTCGTGAATGATGATGGCGGCAGCGGCCCCTTTCTCAGCGGCTATTTCATACTTGTAGGTCCAGCGCCCATAGTAGGTCATGGCTTTGCCTCCGAACATGGTGCTGTCCAGCTGGCCCGGGTTGTTCGGGTCCGGTATGGGCGGGTCGTTTACGAGCATCACGATCGTTTTACCCTTTACGTCCAGGCCTTTGTAGTCGTCCCAGCCGTACTCCGGTGCCACCACGCCATAGCCTACAAACACCATATCGGAGTTGTTTATGTCGATGTTGGGCACAAAGCGGCGCGACACGGCAACATAATCATCCGGGAAGTTCAGCTGTATCTTTTTGCCGTTGGCGTTGATGGTTGCCGTCGGGTCCGGGGTATAGCCGAACATCGGCACTTTCTGTACATAGCTGCCATCGGGGTTGCCGGGCTGCAGGCCCAGTTTCTCAAACTGGCGTGTCAGGTAGGCCACAGTGGAGTCTTCGCCGGCGGTGCCGGGGCTGCGGCCCTCAAACGCGTCGGAGGCCAGAACAGTGGTGTGCGCCAGCAAATCGGCGGCAGTTATACTTTGCAGGGCTGGCTGCAGGTTGGTGCTGTCGGCAAGGGCGGTTGCCTCGTCGCCTGACTCGCTTACATGGCGGCTGTTCTCGTTGCAGCCCATCGCCAGCAAGCCGAGCAGGCCCAGCAGCGGGAGGTGATTTCTCATAGGTTAGATGCTTATGGTCTAACCTGTAAATTAGTAAAAAAAACGATACATCCGCCCTTAAGCAGCTAGTTGCCAGCTGGCAGGCACTCCCCGGTGTAGCTCCTGTACCGTGGCAACAACGCCGGCAAGGTGCTGCCGCAACTGGCACTCCCACACAACCAGGCGCTGCCAGCCCGCCTCGCGGTACTGTTGCTTGTACCGGGCATCGCGGGCGATGTTCTGGCTGAACTTGTTCTGCCAGAAAGCGAGGTTCGTCTTGGGGTGGGAGGGCTGGCAATAGGGGCAGCGGTGCCAGAAGCAGCCGTGTACAAACACGGCGAGCCGGCGCCCAGGGTAGCAGATATCAGGTTTGCCGGGCGCTTTAGGCCAGTGCACGCGGTAGCCGCGCAGGCCCGCCTGCCACAGTGCCTGCCGCAGCTTTAGCTCAGGAAGGGTGTTTTTGCTTTTGTTGCCGCGCATGTAGCGGCTGATCTTCTCCTGCGCCGTTAGCGGCTCCCGGGGCTGTTTATACTTTCTCTTTCGCGTTTTTGCCAATGCTGTGCCAATGCCTCTGTTGCATACTGGCAACACAAACGAAGGCGGCAGAGTTTACTCAGAGGGCACTATAGTTGCCGGGTGCAGGCGGTTTTCATAACTCGGAGAGGCAGTGGTAACGTGTGGCGGCGCTATCAGATACGGTAGTAAATACGCGACATGGTGCTGTTGTAGGGGTCGTAGCCGGGGCGTTTCCTGCTGAAGCGGTCATCCAGCAGCTTGGTGTGCTGCATTTGGCTGAGCTTGTAGCATTGCCACTCCTGCTCCTGCTGCCCTCCCTTGCTCAGGCGCCAGGCACAGAGGCAGTCTTCGTGCTGATGGTTGTGGCCCAGCAGGTGCGGCTCCACCACGTGCTTTTCGCCGTTGTAGTCGAAGCTGATCAGCAGCCGTGCCCCTATCGCTTTAGAAAGTTCTTCCAGCAGATAACTGTACATACTCTTCTCGCTGTTTAGATGCGACACACTAACTCGCCTTGTGGCCGCCTGTTTCTATCAAAACTGCGCGCTCATGCTACGTCCGTTTCCACTATACAAGAATAGCACAGTCGCGACTATCAAAACAGGAATTATAACGGCTAAAGGTAACATGCACTACAAGGCCAGGTTTAAGGTTTAAGAGGTGCTTTTGTTCTGTTAATTAAGTATAAGCTGTGTTAATGCCGTGCAGGCTGCTTTTAAAGTAACATATGTTGTAGCCGTCTCTCCAGGCGGGAGTAGTTGTTTTTGCCTGGGTGATAGAGCCGTACACCACGGCCCGGGCTTGCCGCCGCAGGCCATGGCCTTGGGTGGTGCCCGTGTGGCGGCACAGGCAGGGGAGAGCGGCAGGGCCAGGTGCCCATTCATTAGCCTACAGCAGCAGCGCTTGCGGCGGTGGTTTGATTAACGCACAGGGAATAAGCTTTTTAAGGCTGCGTGACAAAAAACATAACCGAAGAGGGGGATTTTAGGTACATTAGGAAATGTTATATGCTGTGATAATGAGGCATATTTGCTAATGCGAATTAATGTAATTTGTTTTTTGGATAATCCTTCTAACTTTGCCTTTTACACATGCAGTAGTTTTAACTATGGATAAATATACATACATCGCCAACGCGCACGGCGATTACATCGATGGGCTGTACAAGTCCTATCAGCAGGACCCGGAGTCAGTGGACGCGGGCTGGCGCAAGTTTTTTGAAGGCTTCGAGTTTGCCACCGCTTACGGCGAGAACGGACACGAGGCTACAGAAGGCGTTGCCGCTGCTCCTGCAAAGGGCGCCGTAGCTGCCGGTGAGTCAGAGAAAGAGGTTGCGGTTCGTAACCTGATCCATGCTTACCGCACACGTGGCCACCTGCGCTCCATCACAAACCCGGTGCGTGCCCGCAAAGACCGCAAGGCGCGCCTGGACCTGGCCGACTTCGGCCTGACGGATGCTGACCTGAACACTGTTTTCCAGGTGGGGGAGATCATCGGCCTCGGCCCGGCTACCCTGCGCGATATTGAGGCGGCCCTGAAGAAAATCTACGAAGGCGCCATCGGCTTTGAGTACATGTACATCCGCGACCCGGAAGTGCTGGAGTGGTTTAAGGAGAAGGTAGAGAAAGACTCTCTGAACTTCAACCCTTCCATCGATTTTAAAAAGCGCATCCTGTCCAAGCTGAACGAGGCGGTGGTGTTCGAGAACTTCCTGCACACGAAGTTCCTGGGCCAGAAGCGTTTCTCCCTGGAAGGTGGCGAAACAACCATACCTGCCCTGGATGCCATCATCGACAGGGGTTCTGAGCTGGGTGTTGAGGAGGTAGTGATCGGTATGGCACACCGTGGCCGGCTGAACGTGCTGGCCAACATCATGGGCAAAACCTATGAGCAGATCTTCTCTGAGTTTGAGGGTACAGCCGTTCCGGACCTGACCATGGGTGACGGTGACGTAAAGTACCACATGGGCTACTCTTCTGAGGTAGTAACGCCTTCCGGCAATAAAGTGAACCTGAAGCTGGCCCCGAACCCATCGCACCTGGAGGCGGTGAACCCGGTGGTGGAAGGCTTTGTGCGCGCAAAGATCGACACCCTGTATAACAAGGACGCCGACAAGATCCTGCCGATCCTGATCCACGGTGATGCTGCCGTAGCCGGCCAGGGCATTGTGTATGAGGTAACGCAGATGGCGAACCTGGAGGGCTACAACACAGGTGGTACCATTCACTTCGTGATCAACAACCAGGTTGGCTTCACCACTGACTTTGAGGATGCCCGCTCTTCTATCTACTGTACCGACGTGGCCAAGATTCTGGACGCACCGGTGCTGCACGTAAACGGCGACGATCCGGAGGCGGTGGTATTTGCCATGCGCTTTGCCATGGAGTACCGCCAGAAGGTGAACAACGATATCTTTATAGACATGGTGTGCTACCGCCGCCATGGCCACAACGAGTCAGACGAGCCGAAGTTCACGCAGCCGCAGCTCTACAACCTGATCTCGAAGCACGCCAACCCGCGCGAAGTATACAACAAAGACCTGATCAGCCGCGGAGAGGTAGACGCCGACCTGGCGAAGAGCATGGACAAGGAGTTCCGCAAAATGCTGCAGGACCGCCTGGACATGGTGAAGCAGAAGCCACTGCCGTACAACTACCAGCAGATGGAGAAGGAGTGGCAGGAACTGCGCCGTTCCAAGCCGGAAGACTTTAACCAGTCGCCGGAGACGGGCATCTCTGCCGAGGCAGTGGAAACCGTTGGAAAAGCGCTGACAACCCTGCCGCAAGGCTTTAAGCCCCTCAAGCAGATCGAGAAGCTGATCAAGGAGCGCAAGGAGATGTTCTTTGAGACAAAGCAGCTGAACTGGGCTGCCGGTGAGTTGCTGGCCTACGGCTCTGTGCTGCTGGATGGGCACATCGTTCGTTTCTCTGGCCAGGATGTGCAGCGTGGCACGTTCTCG includes:
- a CDS encoding M28 family metallopeptidase — translated: MRNHLPLLGLLGLLAMGCNENSRHVSESGDEATALADSTNLQPALQSITAADLLAHTTVLASDAFEGRSPGTAGEDSTVAYLTRQFEKLGLQPGNPDGSYVQKVPMFGYTPDPTATINANGKKIQLNFPDDYVAVSRRFVPNIDINNSDMVFVGYGVVAPEYGWDDYKGLDVKGKTIVMLVNDPPIPDPNNPGQLDSTMFGGKAMTYYGRWTYKYEIAAEKGAAAAIIIHETGPAGYPYEVLSGSNSREGFDISAANKNMDRAKIEAWITEPKAREIFTALGRNFEDLKEAARKKDFQPVPLKATADFTLKNKLREVQSQNVIAKLEGSDPELKDEYVVYTAHWDHLGKDTSLKGDQVYNGALDNATGTAGLLELAEAYAKMETKPKRSILFLAVTAEEKGLLGSKYYAHNPLYPLEKTVANINMDVLNAYGPTEDVVVIGYGNSTLEDVLAQEAVSQNRHIVPEESPENGSFYRSDHFEFAKQGVPALYAESGVKARNQPADYVQKWNEQYTANDYHKLTDEVRDDWNLEGAVEDLQLFLRVGNRVANTEKLPEWKEGTEFKAKREKMLSEASKQQVQ
- a CDS encoding very short patch repair endonuclease, translating into MAKTRKRKYKQPREPLTAQEKISRYMRGNKSKNTLPELKLRQALWQAGLRGYRVHWPKAPGKPDICYPGRRLAVFVHGCFWHRCPYCQPSHPKTNLAFWQNKFSQNIARDARYKQQYREAGWQRLVVWECQLRQHLAGVVATVQELHRGVPASWQLAA
- a CDS encoding WYL domain-containing protein, with product MYSYLLEELSKAIGARLLISFDYNGEKHVVEPHLLGHNHQHEDCLCAWRLSKGGQQEQEWQCYKLSQMQHTKLLDDRFSRKRPGYDPYNSTMSRIYYRI
- a CDS encoding 2-oxoglutarate dehydrogenase E1 component; this translates as MDKYTYIANAHGDYIDGLYKSYQQDPESVDAGWRKFFEGFEFATAYGENGHEATEGVAAAPAKGAVAAGESEKEVAVRNLIHAYRTRGHLRSITNPVRARKDRKARLDLADFGLTDADLNTVFQVGEIIGLGPATLRDIEAALKKIYEGAIGFEYMYIRDPEVLEWFKEKVEKDSLNFNPSIDFKKRILSKLNEAVVFENFLHTKFLGQKRFSLEGGETTIPALDAIIDRGSELGVEEVVIGMAHRGRLNVLANIMGKTYEQIFSEFEGTAVPDLTMGDGDVKYHMGYSSEVVTPSGNKVNLKLAPNPSHLEAVNPVVEGFVRAKIDTLYNKDADKILPILIHGDAAVAGQGIVYEVTQMANLEGYNTGGTIHFVINNQVGFTTDFEDARSSIYCTDVAKILDAPVLHVNGDDPEAVVFAMRFAMEYRQKVNNDIFIDMVCYRRHGHNESDEPKFTQPQLYNLISKHANPREVYNKDLISRGEVDADLAKSMDKEFRKMLQDRLDMVKQKPLPYNYQQMEKEWQELRRSKPEDFNQSPETGISAEAVETVGKALTTLPQGFKPLKQIEKLIKERKEMFFETKQLNWAAGELLAYGSVLLDGHIVRFSGQDVQRGTFSHRHAVLHDAVTSAPYNNLNHMAEQQGSFEIYNSLLSEYGVLGFEFGYAMANPNALVIWEAQFGDFANGAQVMIDQFVTATESKWQRMNGLVMLLPHGYEGQGPEHSNARPERFLQLAAENNIFVTYITTPANLFHFMRRQLALPFRKPAVNMSPKSLLRHPLVVSPVEDFTSGGFKEVIGDSYVTAKSVKKVLLCSGKVYFDLLEEQQKNERKDVAIIRMEQLAPFPKVQLEAELKKYKNAKIYWVQEEPENMGAWTYILRIMRSQVEDVVARKASASPATGYLKVHVKEQQELVDRAFAI